In Rahnella sikkimica, the following are encoded in one genomic region:
- a CDS encoding MerR family transcriptional regulator, with the protein MSLYSIGEVARICGINPVTLRAWQRRYGLLKPQRTEGGHRLFNDEDLETIRTILGWINRGIPVGQVKSLLEGKVEALPGGWSQAEHRLLTALQDGRSSKVRQLMTELGREYPAASFVNNVLRPLRERLGSGDSRLLMLRSQLDGLIIEHSVMSMNAARKRPGMLATLTGWGQIDSTELWLEAIVRCEEGMQVDVLPVPLDEPNLENLSGAQILLWSEGKLTQIQRQRLLGWVEQGLSVTLLGSAAIILSAGENESQHAVAADALRHADLLATPEREFLHKEGKNHD; encoded by the coding sequence ATGTCTCTTTACAGCATCGGCGAAGTCGCACGTATTTGTGGTATCAACCCGGTCACGCTGCGTGCATGGCAGCGCCGCTATGGCTTGCTTAAACCGCAGCGCACCGAAGGCGGTCACCGTCTTTTTAATGATGAAGATCTCGAGACCATCCGCACCATTCTGGGCTGGATTAATCGCGGCATTCCCGTCGGGCAGGTGAAATCTCTGCTGGAAGGCAAAGTTGAGGCGTTACCGGGCGGCTGGTCGCAGGCGGAACACCGTCTTCTGACCGCGCTGCAGGATGGCCGCAGCAGCAAAGTGCGTCAGCTGATGACCGAACTGGGGCGGGAATATCCGGCGGCTTCGTTTGTGAATAACGTGCTGCGCCCGTTGCGCGAGCGTCTGGGTTCCGGCGATTCGCGTCTGCTGATGCTGCGCAGCCAGCTGGACGGGCTGATCATTGAGCATTCAGTGATGAGTATGAATGCCGCGCGAAAACGTCCGGGCATGCTGGCAACACTGACTGGCTGGGGGCAAATTGACAGCACCGAGTTGTGGCTCGAAGCCATCGTGCGTTGCGAAGAAGGCATGCAGGTGGACGTCTTACCGGTTCCGCTTGATGAACCAAATTTGGAAAATCTGAGCGGCGCGCAAATATTGTTATGGTCCGAAGGCAAACTGACGCAGATCCAGCGCCAGCGCCTTCTGGGCTGGGTGGAACAGGGCCTGTCGGTGACGCTTTTGGGCAGCGCGGCGATTATTCTCAGCGCCGGAGAAAATGAATCCCAACATGCTGTTGCGGCAGACGCCTTACGACATGCTGACCTCCTCGCAACGCCTGAGAGGGAGTTTTTGCACAAAGAAGGAAAAAATCATGATTAA
- a CDS encoding nuclear transport factor 2 family protein, giving the protein MIKHFPEPAIAPDVLSRLCEFYRHLEMSQLPQLSRIYHPHVVFIDPVSHYDGVDALERYFSQLLKKVNYCRFEIQPPLLQGDEASLFWQMEFSHPSLKKGQAMFLHGASHVRLSDNRIIYQRDYYDLGAMLYEHLPLLGGAVRAVKARLK; this is encoded by the coding sequence ATGATTAAACATTTTCCTGAGCCCGCAATTGCTCCCGATGTTCTGTCGCGGCTTTGCGAATTTTATCGCCATCTTGAAATGAGCCAGTTGCCGCAGCTTTCGCGCATCTACCATCCGCATGTGGTGTTTATCGATCCGGTTTCGCATTACGACGGCGTGGACGCGCTCGAACGCTATTTTTCACAGTTACTCAAAAAGGTGAATTATTGCCGCTTTGAAATCCAGCCTCCGCTGCTTCAGGGCGACGAAGCGTCGCTGTTCTGGCAGATGGAATTTTCCCATCCGTCACTGAAAAAGGGGCAGGCCATGTTTCTGCACGGTGCGAGCCATGTCCGCCTGAGCGACAACCGCATTATTTATCAGCGCGATTATTACGACCTCGGGGCGATGTTGTATGAACATTTGCCACTGCTCGGCGGCGCAGTCCGTGCTGTGAAAGCGAGGTTGAAATAA